Proteins from one Microbacterium sp. Root553 genomic window:
- the metK gene encoding methionine adenosyltransferase — MSALRLFTSESVTEGHPDKICDQISDSILDGLLAKDPGSRVAVETLVTTGLVHVAGEIRTEAYVDIPTIVRQVVNRIGYTSSDTGFDGDSCGVSISVGEQSTDIAHGVDSAQEHRDGSSVDPLDGLGAGDQGIMFGFATNETPQLMPMAAWTAHRIAERLAEVRRSGALGFLRPDGKTQVTLGYEGFTPKTVDAVVLSTQHHPDISQDEIKAQVREHVIDPILATTGLDLDDVTYYINPAGPFVTGGPKGDAGLTGRKIIIDTYGGAARHGGGAFSGKDPSKVDRSGAYATRWVAKNAVAAGLADRLEVQVAYAIGVARPVGLYVETFGTGKVSDEVITRAIDEVFDLRPQAIIDQLDLLRPIYAQTAAYGHFGRDLPDFTWERTDRAEELRRAAGL, encoded by the coding sequence ATGAGCGCGCTGCGTCTGTTCACGTCCGAGTCCGTCACCGAGGGGCACCCCGACAAGATCTGCGACCAGATCTCGGACAGCATCCTCGACGGCCTCCTCGCGAAGGATCCCGGTTCCCGCGTCGCCGTCGAGACCCTCGTCACCACGGGGCTCGTGCACGTCGCCGGCGAGATCCGGACTGAGGCCTACGTCGACATCCCGACGATCGTCCGTCAGGTCGTCAACCGCATCGGCTACACCTCGAGCGACACCGGATTCGACGGGGATTCGTGCGGGGTGAGCATCTCGGTGGGCGAGCAGTCCACCGACATCGCCCATGGGGTCGACAGCGCGCAGGAGCACCGCGACGGCTCGTCCGTCGATCCGCTCGACGGACTGGGCGCCGGCGATCAGGGCATCATGTTCGGGTTCGCCACCAACGAGACGCCTCAGCTGATGCCGATGGCCGCCTGGACCGCGCACCGCATCGCCGAGCGGCTCGCCGAGGTGCGTCGCTCGGGTGCGCTCGGATTCCTGCGCCCCGACGGCAAGACGCAGGTCACCCTCGGATACGAGGGCTTCACCCCGAAGACCGTCGACGCGGTGGTGCTCTCGACGCAGCATCACCCCGACATCTCGCAGGACGAGATCAAGGCCCAGGTCCGTGAGCACGTCATCGACCCGATCCTCGCGACGACGGGGCTCGACCTCGACGACGTCACCTACTACATCAACCCCGCCGGCCCGTTCGTGACCGGCGGCCCGAAGGGCGACGCCGGTCTCACCGGACGCAAGATCATCATCGACACCTACGGCGGCGCCGCCCGTCACGGCGGTGGGGCGTTCAGCGGCAAGGATCCGTCGAAGGTCGACCGTTCCGGCGCCTACGCGACGCGGTGGGTCGCCAAGAACGCGGTCGCCGCGGGACTCGCGGACCGGCTCGAGGTGCAGGTGGCCTATGCCATCGGCGTCGCCCGACCCGTGGGCCTGTACGTCGAGACCTTCGGCACCGGAAAGGTGTCGGACGAGGTCATCACCCGTGCGATCGACGAGGTGTTCGACCTCCGACCCCAGGCGATCATCGATCAGCTCGACCTGCTGCGCCCGATCTACGCGCAGACGGCGGCGTACGGTCACTTCGGTCGCGACCTCCCCGACTTCACATGGGAGCGCACCGACCGCGCCGAGGAGCTTCGTCGCGCCGCGGGCCTCTGA
- a CDS encoding RsmB/NOP family class I SAM-dependent RNA methyltransferase — translation MSGQRDDRSRRDAKSDADGTRGGRGGRGGSGRSGSGRGDDARGGSARNGSTRNGSARGGSARGSSAAPQRTFQPARRVAYDVLRAVSESDAYANLVLPPTIADAGLTPQDAALATELAYGTLRRRGTYDAIISAAADRPAEEIDPAVLDALRLATHQLLATRVASHAAVNESVNLVAAHQGRGASSFANAVLRRISRETPGEWEQRIEASARSDDERLALRTAHPVWVIRALRRALAAEGRVDELDELLDADNASPEVTLVALPGLAEPGEPRRPYAPTAYASAGGDPHRVIAASGGTVRVQDEGSQLVALALAGAAPIVPGERWLDLCAGPGGKTALLAAIARQHDVRLEANEVVPTRARLVRNALRAVPGEVTVHEEDGRTFGTTHPGAFDRILVDAPCTGLGALRRRPEARWRKSPADVADLVPLQVELLRSALDAVAPGGIVAYVTCSPHLAETTGVVQEVLRGRSDVTELDARSVVADVADAPIDLADDGSGRVQLWPHRHGTDAMFLALLRRDTAALRDTPPADEGD, via the coding sequence ATGAGCGGCCAGCGGGACGACCGCTCGCGACGCGATGCGAAGTCCGACGCCGACGGCACCCGCGGCGGCCGCGGTGGCCGCGGTGGATCCGGCCGCTCCGGGTCCGGTCGGGGCGACGACGCACGCGGCGGTTCGGCGCGGAACGGCTCGACACGGAACGGCTCGGCTCGGGGTGGCTCGGCTCGGGGCAGCTCGGCAGCGCCGCAGCGGACGTTCCAGCCCGCGCGTCGCGTCGCCTACGACGTGCTGCGGGCCGTGTCCGAGTCCGATGCCTACGCCAACCTGGTTCTGCCGCCGACGATCGCCGACGCCGGTCTCACGCCTCAGGACGCCGCACTGGCCACGGAACTCGCGTACGGCACGCTGCGTCGACGCGGCACCTACGACGCGATCATCTCGGCGGCCGCGGATCGTCCCGCGGAGGAGATCGACCCTGCCGTGCTCGACGCGCTGCGACTCGCGACTCATCAGCTGCTCGCCACCAGGGTCGCGTCGCACGCCGCGGTGAACGAGTCCGTGAACCTGGTCGCCGCGCACCAGGGCCGTGGCGCATCCAGCTTCGCCAATGCGGTGCTCCGACGCATCTCGCGTGAGACACCGGGGGAGTGGGAGCAGCGGATCGAGGCGTCCGCCCGGTCGGACGACGAGAGGCTCGCACTCCGCACCGCGCATCCGGTCTGGGTCATCCGAGCACTCCGTCGGGCTCTCGCCGCGGAGGGACGGGTCGACGAGCTCGACGAGCTCCTCGACGCCGACAACGCCTCGCCGGAGGTCACGCTGGTCGCGCTTCCCGGACTCGCCGAGCCGGGCGAACCCCGTCGCCCGTACGCCCCGACGGCCTATGCATCGGCAGGTGGCGACCCGCACCGGGTGATCGCCGCATCCGGGGGCACCGTGCGCGTGCAGGACGAGGGCTCCCAGCTCGTCGCGCTGGCGCTGGCCGGTGCCGCACCGATCGTCCCCGGCGAGCGGTGGCTCGACCTCTGCGCGGGTCCCGGCGGCAAGACCGCGCTGCTGGCCGCGATCGCTCGGCAGCACGACGTGCGGCTCGAGGCCAACGAGGTCGTGCCCACGCGGGCGCGTCTCGTCCGCAACGCTCTGCGCGCCGTTCCCGGCGAGGTGACCGTGCACGAGGAGGACGGCCGCACGTTCGGGACCACGCACCCGGGCGCCTTCGATCGCATCCTCGTGGATGCCCCGTGCACCGGGCTCGGCGCACTCCGACGCCGGCCCGAAGCCCGCTGGCGCAAGTCGCCGGCCGATGTCGCCGACCTCGTGCCGCTGCAGGTCGAGCTGCTCCGCTCCGCCCTCGACGCCGTCGCCCCCGGGGGGATCGTCGCCTACGTCACGTGCTCGCCCCACCTCGCCGAGACGACCGGCGTGGTGCAGGAGGTGCTTCGCGGGCGCAGCGACGTCACCGAACTCGACGCCCGCTCCGTGGTCGCCGACGTCGCGGACGCGCCGATCGACCTCGCCGACGACGGGTCCGGCCGCGTGCAGCTCTGGCCGCATCGTCACGGCACCGATGCGATGTTCCTGGCGCTGCTGCGCCGTGACACGGCCGCACTCCGAGACACCCCGCCCGCCGACGAAGGAGACTAG
- a CDS encoding phosphoribosyl-ATP diphosphatase, translating into MKTFDELFAELSVKAETRPEGSGTVAELDGGVHTIGKKIVEEAAEVWMASEYESDDAAAEEISQLLYHVQVMMIAKGLSLQDVYRHL; encoded by the coding sequence GTGAAGACTTTCGACGAGCTGTTCGCCGAGCTCAGCGTCAAGGCGGAGACCCGACCCGAGGGATCGGGCACGGTCGCGGAGCTCGACGGCGGCGTGCACACGATCGGCAAGAAGATCGTCGAGGAGGCCGCCGAGGTCTGGATGGCCTCCGAGTACGAGTCCGACGACGCCGCCGCCGAAGAGATCTCCCAGCTGCTCTACCACGTGCAGGTGATGATGATCGCGAAGGGGCTCAGCCTGCAGGACGTCTACCGACATCTGTGA
- the pyrF gene encoding orotidine-5'-phosphate decarboxylase, with translation MSIRFGERIRTTLAERGPLCVGIDPHAALLAAWGLADDASGAREFGLRTVEAAAGRVGVVKPQVSFFERFGSSGFAALEEVLAAARAAGLVVIADAKRGDIGSTMDAYAEAWLTPGSPLEADALTVNPFLGVGALDGAFSLAQQHGKGLFVLAATSNPEAEALQRSVSETGRAVSADIVSVVSARNAEHIGAGEWGSFGFVIGATVDWTDAGIAAFAPIAPILAPGFGTQGATPSDLHRRFGSMSDAVLASESRSILSAGPTGLAAAIDARVAEYREVGCG, from the coding sequence GTGAGCATCCGCTTCGGCGAACGCATCCGCACGACCCTCGCCGAGCGGGGACCGCTGTGTGTGGGCATCGACCCCCATGCAGCGCTCCTCGCGGCGTGGGGCCTCGCCGACGACGCCTCCGGCGCGCGGGAGTTCGGGCTGAGGACCGTCGAGGCGGCGGCCGGCCGCGTCGGTGTCGTCAAGCCGCAGGTGTCGTTCTTCGAGCGCTTCGGCTCGTCGGGCTTCGCCGCGCTCGAAGAGGTGCTGGCCGCCGCACGTGCGGCGGGACTGGTCGTGATCGCCGATGCGAAGCGCGGCGACATCGGCTCGACGATGGACGCGTACGCCGAAGCCTGGCTGACGCCGGGCTCACCTCTCGAAGCGGATGCCCTCACGGTCAATCCGTTCCTCGGGGTCGGTGCCCTCGACGGCGCCTTCTCGCTCGCGCAGCAGCACGGAAAGGGCCTGTTCGTGCTCGCCGCGACGAGCAATCCCGAGGCGGAGGCGCTGCAGCGCTCCGTCTCGGAGACGGGACGAGCGGTGTCCGCCGACATCGTCTCGGTCGTCTCCGCCCGCAACGCCGAGCACATCGGCGCGGGGGAGTGGGGCAGCTTCGGCTTCGTGATCGGGGCCACGGTGGATTGGACGGATGCCGGCATCGCGGCGTTCGCCCCGATCGCGCCCATCCTCGCTCCGGGCTTCGGCACGCAGGGGGCGACGCCGTCCGATCTGCACCGCCGGTTCGGGTCCATGAGCGACGCGGTCCTCGCGAGCGAGAGCCGCAGCATCCTCTCGGCCGGGCCAACGGGCCTCGCCGCAGCCATCGACGCGCGCGTCGCAGAGTACAGGGAGGTCGGCTGTGGCTGA
- the rpoZ gene encoding DNA-directed RNA polymerase subunit omega, whose product MAGHHTNGIIDPPIDNLLDRVDSKYELVIYAAKRARQINDYYSDLHEGNLFDNVGPLVDSSVEDKPLTIALHEINEDKLRLRHAE is encoded by the coding sequence ATGGCCGGACACCACACCAACGGCATCATCGATCCCCCCATCGACAACCTGCTCGACCGCGTCGACTCGAAGTACGAGCTCGTGATCTACGCCGCCAAGCGCGCGCGCCAGATCAACGACTACTACTCCGACCTCCACGAGGGCAACCTGTTCGACAACGTCGGCCCGCTGGTCGACTCGTCGGTCGAGGACAAGCCGCTCACGATCGCCCTGCACGAGATCAACGAAGACAAGCTGCGCCTCCGTCACGCCGAGTGA
- the gmk gene encoding guanylate kinase, with protein MAESRPVPEVDRAAAARKAVERRRARASLKRDLTTRVVTPQTVLRRATADPDSVEGSLRITDFLLALPAIGAGKRDRILDELHISSVKRLGGLGVRQRAALSGWLDTRFPVTEPRGARSRLLVLAGPTAVGKGTVAAHIREHNPEIHLSVSATTRAPRPGEVDGVHYYFVDDAEFDRLIEQDELLEYAVVHNRSRYGTPRAPIDAALAEGRTVLLEIDLQGARQVRRAEPAATLIFLLPPTWDELVQRLVGRGTEGAEERARRLRTAKVELAAQNEFDHLIVNEDVAAAAAEVVELSLSSAR; from the coding sequence GTGGCTGAGTCTCGTCCGGTTCCCGAGGTCGACCGCGCGGCGGCCGCGCGCAAAGCGGTCGAGCGACGACGCGCCCGTGCGTCGCTCAAGCGCGACCTGACCACGCGGGTCGTCACCCCGCAGACCGTGCTGCGGCGGGCGACGGCGGATCCGGACTCCGTCGAGGGCTCGCTGCGGATCACCGACTTCCTGCTCGCCCTCCCGGCGATCGGCGCGGGAAAGCGCGACCGCATCCTCGACGAGCTGCACATCTCGTCGGTCAAGCGCCTCGGCGGCCTCGGCGTTCGTCAGCGCGCCGCGCTGTCCGGATGGCTCGACACGCGCTTCCCCGTGACGGAGCCCCGGGGCGCGCGCAGCCGGCTGCTCGTGCTCGCCGGCCCCACCGCGGTCGGCAAGGGCACGGTCGCGGCCCACATCCGCGAGCACAACCCCGAGATCCACCTCTCCGTCTCGGCCACGACGAGAGCGCCGCGCCCTGGTGAGGTCGACGGCGTGCACTACTACTTCGTGGACGACGCCGAGTTCGATCGGCTGATCGAGCAGGACGAGCTGCTCGAGTACGCGGTGGTGCACAACCGGTCGCGCTACGGCACGCCGCGTGCACCCATCGACGCCGCTCTGGCCGAGGGCAGGACGGTGCTGCTCGAGATCGATCTGCAGGGCGCACGCCAGGTCCGCCGCGCCGAACCGGCCGCCACGCTCATCTTCCTGCTGCCGCCGACCTGGGACGAACTCGTGCAGCGACTGGTCGGTCGCGGCACCGAGGGCGCCGAGGAACGGGCGCGTCGACTGCGCACGGCGAAGGTCGAACTGGCCGCCCAGAACGAGTTCGACCACCTCATCGTGAACGAGGACGTCGCCGCTGCCGCCGCCGAGGTCGTAGAATTGTCTCTGAGCTCTGCGCGCTGA
- the fmt gene encoding methionyl-tRNA formyltransferase, whose protein sequence is MRLVFAGTPSAAVPTLRRLAGEHDIAAVVTRPDAPLGRRRVLTPSPVAQAAAELGLPVIAAARLDDAVTAAIAELDAELGVIVAYGGLVREPLLSTPAKGWINLHFSLLPSWRGAAPVQRALIAGDPELGASVFQLVPALDAGDVFAARVVDVDEEATADAALEALSIDGAALTAEVVAAIADGSAVAVPQQGEPTLAPKLTLDDGLIDWAQPLSRVFARFRGVTPEPGAHTTVDGLRLKILEAAPSVGADALEPGQIAATKSALLIGTASEPLAVTRVQPAGKGAMNAVDWWRGQRGTEDLRVGA, encoded by the coding sequence ATGCGACTCGTCTTCGCCGGCACACCGTCGGCCGCCGTCCCCACCCTCCGCCGCCTCGCCGGCGAGCACGACATCGCGGCTGTCGTGACGCGGCCCGACGCGCCGTTGGGGCGCAGGCGCGTGCTCACTCCGTCGCCCGTCGCGCAGGCCGCGGCCGAGCTCGGTCTTCCGGTGATCGCGGCTGCCAGGCTCGACGACGCCGTCACGGCGGCGATCGCCGAGCTCGACGCCGAACTCGGGGTCATCGTCGCCTACGGCGGGCTCGTGCGCGAGCCACTGCTGTCGACGCCGGCGAAGGGCTGGATCAACCTGCACTTCTCGCTGCTGCCGAGCTGGCGGGGCGCCGCACCGGTGCAGCGTGCGCTGATCGCGGGGGATCCTGAGCTCGGCGCCAGCGTGTTCCAGCTCGTTCCTGCACTCGACGCCGGCGACGTCTTCGCCGCACGCGTCGTCGACGTCGATGAGGAGGCGACCGCGGACGCCGCCCTCGAGGCGCTGTCGATCGACGGCGCGGCGCTCACCGCCGAGGTGGTCGCGGCGATCGCCGACGGCTCGGCCGTCGCCGTTCCTCAACAGGGGGAGCCGACTCTCGCCCCGAAGCTCACTCTCGACGACGGTCTGATCGACTGGGCCCAGCCGCTGTCGCGGGTGTTCGCCCGCTTCCGCGGCGTGACCCCCGAACCGGGCGCGCACACCACGGTCGACGGCCTGCGGCTGAAGATCCTCGAGGCCGCTCCCTCCGTGGGCGCGGATGCGCTCGAGCCCGGACAGATCGCCGCGACGAAGTCCGCGCTGCTGATCGGCACCGCCTCGGAGCCGCTCGCGGTGACGCGGGTGCAGCCTGCGGGCAAGGGAGCCATGAACGCTGTCGACTGGTGGCGCGGACAGCGCGGCACCGAGGATCTGCGGGTGGGCGCATGA
- the hisG gene encoding ATP phosphoribosyltransferase, which produces MLRIAVPNKGSLSETAADMLAEAGYTGRRDPKTLHVVDGDNDVEFFYLRPKDIATYVGSGAIDVGITGRDLLLDARMPGAREIEALGFAGSTFRFAAPSGRYSDVSELDGLRIATSYPGLVDAFLDERGIAVDLVPLDGAVESAVRLGVADAVADVVETGTTLRQAGLDVFGPVILQSEAVLIAGPHDADGSETLLRRLRGVMVARRFVMIDYDLPLALLDAAVEIAEGIESPTVSPLRDPEWVAVRVMVARSRVNPVMDALYALGARAILVTAIHNARL; this is translated from the coding sequence ATGCTACGCATTGCTGTTCCCAACAAGGGCTCTCTCTCCGAGACCGCCGCCGACATGCTCGCGGAGGCCGGCTACACCGGTCGCCGTGACCCCAAGACCCTCCACGTCGTCGACGGCGACAACGACGTCGAGTTCTTCTACCTGCGTCCCAAGGACATCGCGACCTACGTCGGGTCGGGGGCGATCGATGTCGGCATCACCGGCCGTGACCTTCTTCTCGATGCCCGCATGCCGGGTGCCAGGGAGATCGAGGCGCTCGGCTTCGCCGGCTCCACCTTCCGCTTCGCGGCGCCGTCCGGTCGCTACAGCGATGTCTCCGAACTCGACGGGCTGCGCATCGCCACGTCGTACCCCGGGCTGGTCGACGCGTTCCTCGACGAGCGGGGCATCGCCGTCGATCTCGTGCCCCTCGACGGCGCCGTCGAATCGGCGGTGCGCCTCGGCGTCGCCGACGCCGTCGCGGACGTCGTCGAGACCGGGACGACGCTCCGGCAGGCCGGCCTCGACGTGTTCGGCCCCGTGATCCTGCAGTCGGAGGCCGTGCTGATCGCCGGTCCGCACGATGCCGACGGATCCGAGACCCTGCTGCGTCGCCTGCGCGGGGTGATGGTCGCCCGCCGGTTCGTGATGATCGACTACGACCTGCCCCTCGCTCTGCTCGATGCCGCCGTCGAGATCGCCGAGGGCATCGAGTCGCCCACGGTCTCGCCGCTGCGCGACCCGGAATGGGTCGCCGTGCGCGTGATGGTGGCGCGTTCGCGGGTCAATCCCGTGATGGACGCTCTCTACGCCCTGGGCGCCCGAGCGATCCTGGTCACGGCGATCCACAACGCGAGGCTCTGA
- the rpe gene encoding ribulose-phosphate 3-epimerase: MDLPRAPRINPSILAADFVNMQRDLARIASADFAHVDVMDNHFVPNLTFGPQMVERIQATSPIPLDVHLMITDPERWAPAYAELGAASVTFHLEAAADPISLARRLRDIGARAGVAIKPDTPAEGLYSVLEEFDQILVMTVEPGFGGQGFMSETMPKLRALAEEAKRRGSTVWLQVDGGISDATIEEAAAAGADTFVAGSAVYGADDVEAAVTRLRDRARAASLES, from the coding sequence GTGGACCTGCCCCGCGCCCCGCGCATCAACCCCAGCATCCTGGCCGCCGACTTCGTCAACATGCAGCGTGACCTCGCCAGGATCGCGTCGGCGGACTTCGCGCACGTCGACGTGATGGACAACCACTTCGTGCCCAACCTCACGTTCGGCCCGCAGATGGTGGAGCGGATCCAGGCGACCAGCCCGATCCCGCTCGACGTGCACCTCATGATCACCGATCCGGAGCGCTGGGCCCCCGCCTACGCCGAGCTGGGGGCCGCGAGTGTGACCTTCCATCTCGAGGCCGCCGCAGACCCGATCTCGCTCGCCAGGAGGCTGCGCGACATCGGAGCCCGCGCGGGCGTCGCCATCAAGCCCGACACGCCCGCGGAGGGGTTGTACAGCGTCCTCGAGGAGTTCGACCAGATCCTCGTGATGACCGTGGAGCCGGGTTTCGGCGGCCAGGGATTCATGTCCGAGACCATGCCCAAGCTGCGCGCCCTCGCGGAGGAGGCGAAGCGACGGGGCTCGACCGTCTGGCTGCAGGTCGACGGGGGGATCTCCGACGCGACGATCGAGGAGGCCGCTGCCGCCGGTGCCGACACCTTCGTCGCCGGGTCCGCGGTCTACGGCGCGGATGACGTCGAGGCGGCCGTCACCCGGCTCAGGGACCGCGCCAGAGCCGCTAGCCTGGAATCGTGA